The following proteins come from a genomic window of Cervus canadensis isolate Bull #8, Minnesota chromosome 20, ASM1932006v1, whole genome shotgun sequence:
- the PKIB gene encoding cAMP-dependent protein kinase inhibitor beta has product MRTDSPKMTDVEPVVSNFASSARAGRRNAVPDIQGSAAAGGTSEELPVKLEALSVKEDVKKKDEETAQDQLEKPKDEGK; this is encoded by the exons ATGAGGACAGATTCACCCAAAATGACGGATGTGGAGCCTGTGGTCAGCAATTTTGCGTCGTCGGCACGGGCCGGTCGCCGAAATGCCGTCCCGGACATCCAGGGTTCAGCGGCTGCAGGCGGGACCTCGGAGGAGTTGCCCGTCAAACTGGAAGCCCTATCCGTGAAGGAAG atgtgaaaaagaaagatgaagaaacagcACAAGATCAATTGGAAAAGCCCAAAGATGAAGGAAAATGA